The Juglans regia cultivar Chandler chromosome 16, Walnut 2.0, whole genome shotgun sequence nucleotide sequence AACCAGTAGGCCTATCATTTCCGTCATTTTCTTTATGAAGAAACTGAAGATAGCAGAAATCTTTCCAGACATAGGAATGCTGAGAACCATTTCAAATGGTTGTCTGACCTCTAGAATAAATTTTAcagaaaaaaacagaaaacaaagacCCAGACCAAAAAAAACACTGTCAAGCACCATCTCCCTctgtaaaaacataaaaaatcgcTAGAGATATATCCTTATAAACATCTGGGCCCAGAACCCTGGATCTGATAGCAAAGTCAGAAGTCTCTGTAACATCTTCATTACACCAGATGGCAGGAGTCCCCAGTTTTATTCCCACCACTCAGTTTCAATAATATGGACCCAAATAACGCTAAGATCATGTGATTGTTCTAACAGCTAAGCAATTCCACAATTCTTAGCCCAAAGTAATTGGTCCAAAGACCAACAAAGAGTCTACCAATACAGATATTTCAACATAAGGCAGAAACAACTACAATTAGTTGCACTAGAACTTAAACTAAGAGAAACAGacaaaaatagtttttcaacacgtagagaaggaaaaaaaaaatattagaacgaTGGAACAGTTTGTCCCTTTTTTTGGTGCTTTCAAACCACTAAAATCTCAATTTCATATGCATAAAGCCTTAGAACTTCCTTTCTCATGTAATTAATGAATTGAAaactcttaatttatttttttttcttacatttctAAGCAACcaaagaaaaagtagaattgCAGAGAATATGATACCTGAAATCTTTGTTTGGGATTCCATATGGGATGGAGTCCAGATGATACTGGGACTGGTTGGTTCCAGAACTGGCACCTTGGGGATTACCAAAGGCACTAAATGGTAGGCTCTGGAAGCTCCCGTTTCCACTGCTGCTTCCAGTAACAGTCGGTGATGTCACAGTAGACGATGATGACTGTGTCATGGTTTGTGATTCCACAGGCTTTCTTGAACGGTTGCGGCCACGGTGCATGTGGCGCTCACAGTACTTAGAGTCCAGGTAGGCATCTTTGGAGCACCTCCACTTCTTGCCATCAGTCCTCCTGCATCGTCCCGGCTCCGGATCCACTTTCTTCCCATGGAAGGAGCAATAACCCACTGAAAAAATATACTCGAGCGTTATATATGCTATCTATCAATAGCATTAACCAGATtctgaaaattcataaaaaaaaaaaatgaataaaatatcgGCTTACAACAACATATTATGCTAAAGTGACATAACACTTCATTACCATACCTGGATAGCATTAGCCAAAAAAAATCTTCTGATATAAACAACTTTAAAAGCAAAAGAACATGATAGAGAAAGTAGGACAAATTAATGAACTCGggaataatatattttggtaGCAACAATCACATAACCAAAAGCACcaggaaaaattaaaattaacaatgaGATATTGAAATCAAACTAAAGAACCTCTGGAAACAATTTACAATGACCTCAGCTAGATATATTTTCTTCTGATTATTTAACTACAAAACCATATGaaacgttttaaaaaaaaaaaaatgaaatagaaggAAAGCTTCCACCCATGAGTTGATTGATCAAGACATAGTCGAAGAACCCTAACTTAAATTTAAAGTCAATGAATTTCATGGTTTCACAGCTTTTTCCTCATCTGCCACATGGGAATGAAAACTAACGAAAATATCCATTTTCGGGTATTTATACTTcgaaaagggaaataaaatagATTGTAAAAACTTTTAAGAAGCACAACAATACCCTGCACATCAATGATCACTTCAACCTCTGAACTTTCAGAaacaacttcttcttttttattcgagaaaaaaaaaatccgtctGAAACTATTCTCTATGCTTCTCTCAACACAGGCAAAGAAAAGGAATTAAAACAACGCAAAGCACCTGTTTTTAAGgttaaaggggaaaaaagattCCTCAATTTAAAGAACACACCTGGTAACCAAATCAAACCAATAAatctgaagagagagagagagagagagagagagagagagttactgGTGGGGTGGTGGAAGAACCTATGAGAAACGGACTCAAAGCTTTTCTGAATAGGGAGCACAAGATCAGGTGGCACAGGCAAACCAGCCATCATATACTTGAAGATCAAAGCCTGGTGCTCCAGCTCCTGCCATTGTGACACTGTAAAAGGTGACCTCATCCCTGCCACCATTCCTGTCCCCACCACAGTCCCAGCCCCACCATTCCCACCGCCACCtccaccgccaccaccaccaccaccactccCACCACTGTTCATCTCCACCACAACTAACTAGCACTAACCCCTATAAAAACACCTTCCCCTCCAGACCCACAAAGCTCAAAAATGGTCCCTTGAGGCAGGGAAAAGCATGGTACAGGGATCAGCCCCTGTGTCAACCATTTGGATTTGCTCTCTCAGTGTGTCGCACTCTGCTGCTAagtttgtgtgtgtgtctgAAATCGTGTGTTGGGAAAGGGGGGCAGTGACTATGTGGAAGAACCCCAAGGGAAAAAGGTTCGGTCTCATTTTATTGGGGAGAGGCATTCTACTCTCTTTTACTTTACTTTCGAGTATTGTTAACTACAGTTATAAAGTATAAAGCATcatataatcgttttaaaaaaaaaaaaaaaattatgattaaaaaaataacttttttcatataaattttatatttatttatttttaaaaaaaattatgtgatatttacacacttcataactgtaaatatcattttttatttaatttacaattaattaaaataatccaatatcatttatttacattttttctcTCATGATCGGataaacattctataatattataaatttttttaatattgtatttataattttattaatttaaatttttttacagatCAAACTATGATATGTTAACAATGCGGAGGATGTTTCTTCAAAGCCaacttgtaaatataatttttcatactaaaaatataacataaatagatccaaaggaaaataaaattataaatacaatattaaaaaaatttataatattagagAATGTTTATCCGATCATGGGAGAAAGAATGTAAATAAATGATGttggattattttaattaactgtaaattaaatgagaaatgatatttatagttgtgtaaatatcatgtaatttttttaaaaaataaataaatataaaatttatatgaaaaaaattattttttgaatcataaattttatttttctttaaagcgATTATATGACGCTTGTATACTTACAAATCAAACTATAACACGTAGATAACGTGGAAGTTGTATCCTCTACCGTCCACACTATATAACTAACATTGATTTTTTAACATATGAGTTTAATTTGtactttttatggaaaaaaaaaattgtgggatTCAAAGAGTTTGTGGGTTATTATGATTTTTTCGAGTAAAATTTAAgaacaaattatgaaattttatggtaGTGAAAAAATTTCACACTATTTTTCTGTctagtaaaaaatgaaaatgaagggcatttaattattgttgatgagaataaaatataacatttctaTTAAGacttcgtttggaagttgaactcatctcaattaatctcaactcattattataacttttttaaatctcaacataaaatataataaacaattcaactttttcaaattctaaaataataataataataaataataatattttatcatctcaactcaactcaactcaattcacttcaacctCCAAACTCATCCTAAATGAACTGAAAGCAGATTTCTTTGGAAACATAAATCTgcatacatttaatattttccaaAGCAGGGAATTATTTGAAGAAGGtctggttctctctctctctctctctacccttTATTTCTTCCTGCAAAACTCTCATTCCTCACTTTCATTTAAGAGCTACAGATTGGAGATAGATGGacatgagtaatgttagatggATAGTCTTTATGGTGAGTTTGGttgctaaactcatctcaactcatcattataactttttcaaatctcaatacaaaatataataaacaattcaactttttcaaattctaaaataataataataatattaaaaataatattttaacaatattttatcatcttaactcaattcaactcaactcacttcaacatccaaacacacactTAGAGTGCGTAAATTTTACACactttgttaaaataaaatagattttaaatttatctatttttttaaatagatatacaaaatttatatattttaaaattatacaaatcatttctcgataaaaatgttatataacattttttattagagaaatattctattcataaagtgattatacaaaaataatctcacaaatttaCGTAGCttgatatgatttgttagattgtaaagttacttttattataaataaagtcacgtcaatttatgaaattatttttatataattcttttatgaatGTAACAGTCATCTTCTTATCATCTATGTAAACTAACCAAcattaaaaacttaataaatagtGTAAAACATACTTCACCATCTCGATAATAACTATACTTTtcttcat carries:
- the LOC109004437 gene encoding growth-regulating factor 4-like; the encoded protein is MNSGGSGGGGGGGGGGGGNGGAGTVVGTGMVAGMRSPFTVSQWQELEHQALIFKYMMAGLPVPPDLVLPIQKSFESVSHRFFHHPTMGYCSFHGKKVDPEPGRCRRTDGKKWRCSKDAYLDSKYCERHMHRGRNRSRKPVESQTMTQSSSSTVTSPTVTGSSSGNGSFQSLPFSAFGNPQGASSGTNQSQYHLDSIPYGIPNKDFRYLQGLKPEVGSEHSFFSDASGSNRNLQMDSPLDNTWPLLPSRVASFPISKSSDNSMLQNDYPQHSFFNSGFASGEPVKQEGQSLRPFFDEWPKTRDSWSGLEDERSNQTSFSTTKLSISIPMTTSDFSGTSSQSPHDN